The Pseudomonas berkeleyensis genome includes a region encoding these proteins:
- a CDS encoding glycogen/starch/alpha-glucan phosphorylase: protein MNESESTVEAFKASILAKLRYAVGKDPENAFDHDWFEALALATRDHVVDRWEEASAQLARQDDKRVYYLSLEFLIGRLLVDNLSNLGLLDVARQAMAELNVELERIRQIEPDAALGNGGLGRLAACFMESMATLRLAAHGYGIRYEHGLFRQAIIDGWQAEQTETWLDFGNPWEFERPEVAYRVGFGGGVTSHVQEDGGISQSWQPQETVRAIAYDTPVVGWRGASVNTLRLWRARAEENLQLDRFNAGDHFGAVAGEVRAESISRVLYPADDTEAGQELRLRQEYFLVSASLQDLLERHLRLHGDLQNLPQQVAIQLNDTHPAIAVVELMRLLVDQHQIQWARAWELTVASTAYTNHTLLPEALESWPVALMERLLPRHLQIIYLINAEHIDALRAKDIHDFRLLRAVSLIDEDNGRRVRMGNLAFLGAHSINGVSALHTRLMRDTVFRDLHRLYPQRVNNKTNGVTFRRWLFQVNPLLTHLLVDALGPEVLESPQTTLEKLQPQAEQVAFRDEYALCRRRNKEALAQLVQRQSGLLLDTEAIFDVQIKRIHEYKRQLLNLLHTVALYQAIRNDPTTDWVPRVKIFAGKAAASYRQAKLIIKLANDISRTINGDPTVRGLLKVVFIPNYNVSLAETIIPAADLSEQISTAGLEASGTSNMKFALNGALTIGTLDGANVEMCERVGEENLFIFGMTAQQVAARQRLGLEMGDVVADSERLEAALGAIRAGVFSPDDPARYVGLVDALLYDDRFMVCADFEAYWAAQRQVDKRWQTPNDWWRSAVLNTARMGWFSSDRTISEYARDIWQVPVPARDKG, encoded by the coding sequence ATGAATGAGTCCGAGAGCACGGTAGAGGCATTCAAGGCCTCGATCCTGGCCAAACTTCGTTATGCGGTGGGCAAAGATCCGGAGAACGCCTTCGACCATGACTGGTTCGAGGCCCTGGCCTTGGCTACCCGTGATCATGTGGTCGACCGCTGGGAAGAGGCCAGTGCCCAACTTGCCCGGCAGGACGACAAACGCGTCTATTACCTGTCACTGGAATTTCTCATCGGCCGACTGCTGGTCGACAACCTGAGCAACCTGGGCTTGCTCGATGTAGCGCGTCAGGCCATGGCCGAACTCAACGTCGAACTCGAACGCATCCGCCAGATCGAGCCCGATGCGGCGCTGGGCAACGGTGGCCTCGGCCGGCTGGCCGCGTGCTTCATGGAGAGCATGGCGACGCTGCGCCTGGCCGCTCACGGCTATGGCATTCGCTACGAGCATGGCTTGTTCCGCCAGGCGATCATCGATGGCTGGCAGGCCGAGCAGACCGAGACCTGGCTCGATTTCGGCAACCCCTGGGAGTTCGAACGCCCGGAAGTAGCCTATCGCGTGGGCTTTGGTGGGGGGGTCACCAGCCATGTGCAGGAAGACGGTGGCATCAGCCAGAGCTGGCAACCGCAGGAAACCGTACGGGCTATCGCCTATGACACGCCGGTGGTCGGCTGGCGTGGCGCTTCGGTGAACACCTTGCGCCTGTGGCGGGCGAGGGCCGAGGAAAACCTGCAGCTGGATCGCTTCAACGCCGGCGATCACTTCGGCGCCGTCGCCGGTGAAGTGCGCGCGGAAAGCATCTCGCGGGTGCTGTATCCGGCCGACGACACCGAAGCCGGCCAGGAGCTGCGCCTGCGCCAGGAGTACTTCCTGGTATCCGCCTCGTTGCAGGATTTGCTCGAACGCCATCTGCGCCTGCACGGTGACCTGCAAAACCTGCCGCAACAGGTGGCGATCCAGCTCAACGACACGCACCCGGCCATCGCCGTGGTCGAGCTGATGCGCCTGCTGGTCGATCAGCACCAGATACAGTGGGCGCGGGCCTGGGAGTTGACGGTGGCCTCGACGGCCTACACCAACCACACCTTGCTGCCGGAAGCACTTGAGTCCTGGCCGGTGGCTCTGATGGAGCGTCTGTTGCCGCGGCATTTGCAGATCATCTACCTGATCAACGCCGAGCATATCGACGCCCTGCGGGCCAAGGACATCCATGATTTTCGTCTGCTGCGCGCGGTTTCGCTGATCGACGAGGACAATGGTCGACGGGTGCGAATGGGCAACCTGGCCTTTCTCGGTGCGCACAGCATCAACGGCGTTTCGGCTCTGCACACGCGGCTGATGCGCGACACGGTATTTCGCGACCTGCACCGGCTCTATCCGCAGCGGGTGAACAACAAGACCAACGGCGTGACCTTCCGCCGCTGGCTGTTTCAGGTCAATCCGCTGCTGACCCACCTGCTGGTCGATGCACTTGGCCCCGAGGTGCTGGAGTCGCCGCAAACCACGCTGGAGAAACTGCAGCCGCAGGCCGAGCAGGTAGCCTTCCGCGACGAGTACGCCCTGTGCCGGCGGCGCAACAAGGAGGCGCTGGCGCAACTGGTACAGCGCCAGTCTGGCCTGCTGCTCGATACCGAGGCGATCTTCGACGTGCAGATCAAGCGCATCCACGAGTACAAGCGGCAATTGCTCAACCTGCTGCATACCGTGGCGCTGTACCAGGCCATCCGCAACGACCCGACCACCGACTGGGTTCCGCGGGTGAAGATTTTCGCCGGCAAGGCGGCGGCCAGTTACCGCCAGGCCAAGCTGATCATCAAGCTGGCCAACGACATCAGTCGCACCATCAATGGCGACCCTACCGTGCGCGGGCTGCTCAAGGTGGTGTTCATTCCCAACTACAACGTCAGCCTGGCCGAGACCATCATCCCGGCGGCGGATCTCTCCGAGCAGATTTCCACCGCGGGGCTGGAAGCCTCCGGCACCAGCAACATGAAGTTCGCCCTCAATGGCGCATTGACCATTGGCACGCTGGATGGCGCCAATGTGGAGATGTGCGAGCGGGTTGGCGAGGAGAACCTGTTCATCTTCGGCATGACGGCGCAACAGGTCGCGGCACGCCAGCGTCTCGGGCTGGAAATGGGCGACGTGGTTGCCGACTCGGAGCGGCTGGAGGCCGCCCTGGGCGCGATCCGCGCCGGGGTATTCTCGCCGGACGATCCGGCGCGCTACGTCGGCCTGGTGGATGCTCTGCTGTATGACGACCGCTTCATGGTCTGCGCGGATTTCGAGGCCTATTGGGCTGCGCAACGGCAAGTCGACAAGCGCTGGCAGACGCCCAATGACTGGTGGCGCTCAGCCGTGCTCAATACCGCGCGAATGGGATGGTTCTCTTCGGATCGCACCATCAGCGAGTACGCGCGGGACATCTGGCAGGTACCGGTGCCCGCACGCGATAAAGGCTGA
- a CDS encoding lysylphosphatidylglycerol synthase domain-containing protein, with the protein MNGANNKPWMRWGKRVLTLFFLLLVPTLLYMLARNLDWGEVRQALSDYSLQTLLVGALIACASYLVFSCYDLLGRRYSRHRLPTRQVMPVAMVCYAFNLNFTTWIGGVAMRYRLYMRLGLSASTVTRILSLSLLTNWTGYMALAGVIFSLRLVKLPESWALGVTGLQLLGFTLLGIVSAYVGICAFSRQRVWHFGERSITLPSLGMALLQLCLGASNWALMAALIFWLLPEGAAYSSVLGVLLISCMAAAVAHIPAGLGVLETVFLALLQHQYSQASLIAALLAYRVLYYLLPLVLASAAYLVLEKRARTLRKSGEQTIETQPG; encoded by the coding sequence ATGAATGGCGCCAACAACAAGCCCTGGATGCGCTGGGGCAAACGCGTACTCACGCTGTTCTTCCTGCTGCTGGTGCCGACACTGCTGTACATGCTGGCACGCAACCTGGATTGGGGCGAGGTGCGCCAGGCGCTCAGCGACTACAGCCTGCAGACGCTGCTGGTGGGCGCGCTGATCGCCTGCGCCAGTTATCTGGTGTTCAGCTGCTACGACCTGCTGGGGCGGCGTTACAGCCGCCACCGCCTGCCCACGCGCCAGGTCATGCCGGTGGCGATGGTCTGCTACGCCTTCAACCTGAACTTCACCACCTGGATCGGCGGCGTGGCGATGCGTTATCGCCTGTACATGCGCCTGGGCCTGAGCGCGTCGACGGTGACGCGTATTCTCAGCCTCAGTCTGCTGACCAACTGGACGGGCTACATGGCATTGGCCGGGGTGATCTTCTCCCTGCGCCTGGTGAAATTGCCGGAAAGCTGGGCACTGGGGGTGACGGGACTGCAGTTGTTGGGCTTCACCCTGTTGGGGATCGTCAGCGCTTATGTCGGTATCTGCGCCTTCTCGCGGCAACGCGTCTGGCACTTCGGTGAGCGCTCGATCACCCTGCCCTCGCTGGGCATGGCGTTGCTGCAACTGTGCCTCGGTGCGAGCAACTGGGCATTGATGGCGGCACTGATCTTTTGGCTGCTGCCGGAAGGCGCGGCCTACAGCTCGGTGCTCGGCGTGCTGCTGATCAGTTGCATGGCCGCTGCGGTTGCACATATTCCAGCAGGCCTCGGCGTACTGGAAACCGTGTTCCTGGCATTGCTGCAGCATCAGTACAGTCAGGCCAGCCTGATCGCCGCCCTGCTCGCCTACCGCGTGTTGTATTACCTGCTGCCGCTGGTTCTGGCCAGCGCCGCCTACCTGGTGCTGGAAAAACGCGCGCGCACGCTGCGCAAGAGTGGCGAACAAACGATCGAAACCCAACCCGGTTAG
- the clsB gene encoding cardiolipin synthase ClsB: MSGIWRDGNQLRLLINGEAYYPRVFECIRQARVEVLLETFIIREDKVGLELQEVLIEAARRGVRVVIAVDGYGTADLQHEYVAALTREGVKIHVFDPSPRRLGMRTNLFRRLHRKIVVIDGERAFVGGINYSADHLGDFGEMAKQDYAVEVMGPVVADLHTCTLRLLRPALAEPSPVQPSRTPVGDMRVMLLERDNERHTTDIEDEHLAAFESARRRLVVANAYFFPGYRVLRALRNAARRGVAVTLILQGQPDMRWVQAFSRLLYNYLLRDGVVIYEYCQRPLHGKVALVDDAWSTVGSSNLDPLSLALNLEANLVIRDCAFNQHLYDHLMGLSAEHCQRIELERVVRGYWWRAPLVFLCFHFLRRFPAIAGWLPAHRKRLKPLEPVDKPNCYEEEKTG; encoded by the coding sequence ATGAGCGGTATCTGGCGGGACGGCAACCAGCTGCGGTTGCTGATCAACGGCGAAGCCTATTACCCGCGGGTGTTCGAATGCATTCGCCAGGCGCGCGTCGAGGTGTTGCTGGAGACCTTCATCATCCGTGAAGACAAGGTCGGCCTGGAACTGCAGGAGGTGCTGATCGAGGCCGCACGCCGCGGTGTGCGTGTGGTGATCGCCGTGGACGGCTACGGCACTGCCGACCTGCAGCATGAATACGTGGCGGCGCTGACGCGCGAAGGCGTCAAGATTCATGTCTTCGATCCCAGCCCACGGCGACTGGGGATGCGCACCAATCTGTTCCGCCGCCTGCACCGCAAGATCGTGGTGATCGATGGCGAGCGCGCGTTCGTCGGCGGCATCAACTATTCAGCCGATCACCTCGGCGATTTCGGCGAGATGGCCAAACAGGACTACGCCGTCGAGGTGATGGGGCCGGTGGTCGCCGACCTGCATACCTGCACGCTGCGCCTGTTGCGCCCTGCCCTGGCCGAGCCGAGCCCGGTGCAGCCGTCGAGAACGCCGGTGGGCGATATGCGGGTGATGCTGCTCGAGCGCGACAACGAGCGCCATACCACCGACATCGAAGACGAGCACCTGGCAGCCTTCGAATCGGCACGCCGGCGCCTGGTGGTGGCCAACGCCTATTTCTTCCCTGGTTACCGGGTGCTGCGCGCCTTGCGCAATGCAGCACGGCGTGGCGTGGCGGTGACGCTGATCTTGCAGGGACAGCCGGACATGCGCTGGGTGCAGGCCTTTTCGCGCCTGCTCTACAACTACCTGCTGCGCGATGGCGTGGTGATCTACGAATACTGCCAGCGGCCGTTGCACGGCAAGGTGGCGCTGGTAGACGACGCGTGGAGCACGGTGGGATCGAGCAACCTCGATCCGTTGAGTCTGGCGCTGAATCTGGAGGCCAATCTGGTGATCCGTGACTGCGCCTTCAATCAGCATCTGTATGACCACCTGATGGGCTTGTCAGCCGAACACTGCCAGCGCATCGAACTGGAGCGCGTGGTACGCGGCTACTGGTGGCGTGCGCCGCTGGTGTTCCTGTGCTTCCACTTTTTGCGGCGCTTTCCGGCCATCGCCGGCTGGCTGCCGGCGCATCGCAAGCGACTGAAGCCGCTGGAGCCGGTCGACAAGCCCAATTGTTACGAAGAGGAAAAAACTGGATGA
- a CDS encoding TetR/AcrR family transcriptional regulator translates to MSQSAQKGRRQREMLLAASDVFTALGFAQANMQAIADSAGVTKATLYAHFGDKEQLYRAVIDHWLTQLPEPELPGQVRGGLRARLESVARELQLQSEHPAFHALTHIALRSNRIPHKRWRQRYSPYQRYLEESLSRSVRCSDPEQAAVRFLLLAVGSIDCSHLMAVSGLRLSAAVDMFVQAYA, encoded by the coding sequence ATGAGCCAATCCGCACAGAAGGGGCGGCGCCAGCGGGAGATGTTGCTGGCTGCGAGTGATGTGTTCACGGCGTTGGGTTTTGCCCAGGCGAACATGCAAGCCATTGCTGATTCTGCGGGAGTGACCAAGGCGACTCTCTATGCGCACTTTGGCGACAAGGAGCAGCTCTACCGAGCGGTCATCGACCACTGGCTGACTCAATTGCCGGAGCCAGAACTGCCAGGTCAGGTGCGGGGCGGGTTGCGCGCTCGCCTGGAAAGCGTCGCACGTGAACTGCAACTGCAAAGTGAACACCCAGCGTTTCATGCGCTCACCCATATAGCGCTGCGCTCCAACCGGATACCTCACAAACGCTGGCGGCAACGCTACAGCCCCTATCAGCGCTACCTTGAGGAAAGCCTTTCGCGATCTGTTCGATGCTCGGATCCCGAGCAGGCAGCAGTCCGTTTCCTGCTGCTAGCAGTGGGTAGCATCGACTGTAGCCATTTGATGGCCGTGAGCGGGCTGCGCCTCTCAGCAGCTGTCGACATGTTCGTCCAGGCGTATGCCTGA
- a CDS encoding TetR/AcrR family transcriptional regulator gives MARRTRAEMEETRTLLLATARKVFTERGYADTSMDDLTAQAGLTRGALYHHFGDKKGLLAAVVQQIDAEMDARLQAISDNADDPWQGFRGRCQAYLEMALEPDIQRIVLRDARAVLGDASPQAQRQCVESMQQLIDELMRRGLVAKAEPQALVALIYGSLEEATLWIAASDDGKTRLAQSIAALELLLRGLLNS, from the coding sequence ATGGCTCGCCGTACCCGTGCCGAGATGGAAGAAACCCGCACCCTGCTGCTGGCCACGGCGCGTAAGGTGTTTACCGAACGCGGCTACGCCGATACCTCGATGGATGACCTGACCGCTCAGGCCGGCCTGACGCGCGGCGCGCTCTATCACCACTTTGGCGACAAGAAAGGCTTGCTGGCTGCCGTTGTGCAGCAGATCGACGCTGAGATGGACGCTCGCCTGCAGGCTATCTCCGACAACGCCGACGATCCCTGGCAAGGCTTTCGCGGACGCTGCCAGGCGTACCTGGAAATGGCTCTGGAGCCGGACATCCAGCGTATCGTGCTACGCGATGCGCGCGCCGTGCTTGGCGACGCCTCACCGCAAGCGCAGCGCCAGTGCGTCGAGTCGATGCAGCAACTGATCGACGAGCTGATGCGCCGTGGCCTCGTCGCCAAGGCCGAGCCACAAGCATTGGTAGCACTGATCTACGGCAGCCTGGAGGAAGCGACGCTCTGGATCGCCGCCAGCGACGACGGCAAGACGCGCCTGGCGCAGAGCATCGCGGCGCTGGAACTGCTGCTGCGCGGACTGCTGAACAGCTAG
- a CDS encoding zinc-dependent alcohol dehydrogenase — translation MKAVVFHDVGDIRLDEVAEPEVQASTDAVIRITASAICGTDLHFVRGTVGGMRKGTILGHEAVGIVEALGSDVRNLSIGDRVVVPSTIACGNCAYCRAGYYAQCDEANPNGKEAGTSFYGGPEITGAFHGLQAEMARIPYANIGLVKLPSEISDDQAILLSDIFPTGYFGAKLAEVCSGDTVAVFGCGPVGQFAIASAKLLGASRVFAIDHLDDRLDMARRQGAEVINFDREDPVDTLRRLTNGIGVDRAIDAVGVDAQCPAHGHAPHQAESKQWQPGDAPEQALQWAVDALAKAGTLAIIGVYPQQAREFPIGQAMNKNLTVNMGNCNHRRYIPRLIEMVQAGRIDPAKILTQVKPMTDAIEAFKAFDRRDSGWIKVELQPAKQASGNGTEERVLGSAALDKAIAAADPLGESRSKAPGSL, via the coding sequence ATGAAAGCAGTGGTATTCCACGACGTCGGTGACATTCGCCTGGACGAAGTAGCGGAGCCCGAGGTTCAGGCCAGCACCGATGCCGTCATTCGCATCACCGCTTCGGCCATTTGTGGCACCGATCTGCACTTCGTTCGCGGCACCGTGGGCGGTATGCGCAAGGGCACCATTCTCGGGCATGAGGCAGTCGGTATCGTCGAAGCACTGGGCAGCGACGTGCGTAACCTGAGCATTGGCGACCGTGTGGTAGTGCCCTCCACCATCGCTTGCGGCAACTGTGCCTATTGCCGTGCGGGTTACTACGCGCAGTGTGATGAAGCCAACCCCAATGGCAAGGAAGCCGGTACCTCGTTCTACGGCGGCCCGGAAATCACCGGTGCCTTCCATGGCCTGCAGGCCGAGATGGCGCGCATTCCCTACGCCAATATCGGTCTGGTGAAACTGCCCAGCGAGATCAGTGACGACCAGGCCATCCTGCTCTCCGACATCTTCCCCACCGGTTACTTCGGCGCAAAGCTGGCTGAGGTTTGCAGTGGCGACACCGTGGCGGTGTTCGGTTGCGGCCCGGTTGGCCAATTCGCCATTGCCAGCGCCAAATTGCTCGGCGCCTCGCGGGTGTTCGCCATCGACCATCTCGACGACCGCCTGGACATGGCTCGCCGTCAGGGCGCCGAAGTCATCAATTTCGACCGTGAAGACCCGGTGGATACCCTGCGCCGATTGACCAATGGCATCGGCGTGGATCGCGCCATCGACGCCGTTGGTGTCGATGCCCAGTGCCCGGCGCATGGCCATGCACCGCACCAGGCCGAGAGCAAGCAGTGGCAACCGGGGGACGCGCCCGAGCAGGCCTTGCAATGGGCCGTCGATGCGTTGGCCAAGGCCGGTACGCTGGCGATCATTGGCGTTTATCCGCAGCAGGCGCGCGAATTTCCCATCGGTCAGGCGATGAACAAGAACCTCACCGTCAACATGGGCAATTGCAACCACCGGCGCTATATCCCCCGGCTGATCGAGATGGTGCAGGCCGGGCGCATCGACCCGGCGAAGATCCTTACCCAGGTCAAACCCATGACCGACGCCATCGAAGCCTTCAAGGCTTTCGACCGCCGTGACAGTGGCTGGATCAAGGTCGAACTGCAGCCCGCCAAGCAAGCATCCGGCAATGGCACGGAGGAACGTGTGCTGGGCAGTGCCGCGCTGGACAAAGCCATCGCTGCAGCGGATCCGCTAGGCGAGTCGCGCTCCAAAGCCCCAGGCAGCTTATGA
- a CDS encoding endonuclease/exonuclease/phosphatase family protein yields the protein MTSTLPNPEVIIDRITPVKRLRVLTINTHKGFTALNRRFILPELRSAVQATGADLVFLQEVLGSHALHAKRFHDWPSVPQYEFLADSMWPQFAYGRNAVYPDGHHGNALLSRFPILEHHNLDVTVSGTEQRGLLHCRLDVPGHDEVHAICVHLGLRETHRRQQIGLLLDLLASFDPAAPVIVAGDFNDWRLRADDQLAPHALVEAFQHRHGKPARSFPARLPLLRLDRIYTRNATAHGPQVLSTRPWSHLSDHAPLAAEIHL from the coding sequence ATGACTAGCACCCTCCCCAACCCCGAGGTGATCATCGACCGCATCACGCCGGTCAAGCGTCTGCGCGTGCTGACGATCAACACGCACAAGGGATTCACCGCACTCAACCGACGTTTCATCCTGCCGGAGCTGCGCAGCGCGGTGCAGGCCACGGGCGCCGACCTGGTGTTCCTGCAGGAGGTGCTGGGCAGCCACGCGTTGCACGCCAAGCGCTTTCATGACTGGCCGAGCGTGCCGCAGTACGAGTTTCTCGCCGACAGCATGTGGCCGCAGTTCGCCTACGGGCGCAATGCCGTCTACCCGGATGGCCATCATGGCAACGCGTTGCTGTCGCGCTTTCCCATCCTCGAACACCACAACCTCGACGTCACGGTCAGCGGCACCGAGCAGCGCGGCCTGCTGCATTGCCGCCTGGATGTGCCAGGGCATGACGAAGTGCATGCGATCTGCGTGCACCTGGGCCTGCGCGAAACGCATCGGCGCCAGCAGATCGGCCTGCTGCTGGATCTGCTGGCGAGCTTCGATCCGGCTGCGCCGGTGATCGTCGCAGGCGACTTCAATGACTGGCGCCTGCGCGCGGATGACCAGCTCGCACCCCATGCGCTGGTCGAAGCCTTTCAGCACCGCCATGGCAAACCGGCCCGGAGCTTCCCGGCACGTTTACCACTGCTGCGCCTGGATCGCATCTACACCCGCAATGCCACGGCTCATGGGCCGCAGGTGCTGTCGACACGGCCCTGGTCGCACCTGTCCGATCACGCTCCACTGGCCGCGGAGATTCACCTATGA
- the fabF gene encoding beta-ketoacyl-ACP synthase II — protein MSNVQQQKRIVVTGTGIVGPLGCGVDEVWRRLLAGRSGIRTLPAEITEGTGVAVGGQVPTLEEDALAGYQPEQIIAPKERKKMDRFIEFALVAAHEALEQAGWHPSSEADQARTATIIASGVGGFGAMAEAVRTTDSRGPRRLSPFTAPSFLANMAAGHVSIRNGFKGPLGAPVTACAAGVQAIGDAARLIRSGEADIAICGGTEAAIDRVTLGCFAAARALSTGFAGHPQQASRPFDRDRDGFVMAEGAGLLVIESLEHALARGATPLAELVGYGTSADAYHLTAGPEDGSGARRAMQQALQQAGLSPDDVQHINAHATSTQVGDNGELAAIQALFGAGAGVAISSTKSATGHLLGAAGGIEAIFTVLALRDQIVPPTLNLDNPADAAAGLDLVALNARKMPLTYALSNGFGFGGVNASVLFRRWEPWP, from the coding sequence ATGAGCAACGTTCAACAGCAGAAACGTATCGTGGTAACCGGCACCGGTATCGTCGGGCCGCTGGGCTGTGGTGTGGATGAAGTGTGGCGCCGCCTGCTGGCCGGGCGCTCGGGCATTCGCACGCTGCCGGCGGAAATCACCGAAGGCACGGGCGTGGCCGTAGGCGGTCAAGTGCCCACGCTCGAAGAAGACGCGCTGGCGGGCTACCAACCTGAGCAGATCATCGCGCCGAAAGAACGCAAGAAGATGGACCGCTTTATCGAGTTCGCGCTGGTTGCCGCTCATGAAGCGCTGGAGCAGGCGGGCTGGCACCCGAGCAGCGAAGCCGATCAGGCACGTACCGCGACCATCATCGCCTCCGGTGTGGGTGGTTTTGGCGCGATGGCCGAGGCGGTGCGCACCACCGATTCACGCGGGCCGCGCAGGTTGTCGCCGTTCACTGCGCCATCGTTCCTGGCCAACATGGCGGCGGGGCATGTGTCCATCCGCAATGGCTTCAAAGGCCCGCTCGGCGCGCCGGTCACCGCTTGTGCGGCAGGCGTCCAGGCGATTGGCGACGCAGCTCGTCTGATCAGAAGTGGCGAGGCCGATATCGCCATCTGTGGCGGTACGGAAGCGGCGATCGACCGGGTGACCCTGGGCTGTTTCGCGGCAGCTCGCGCGCTGTCCACTGGTTTCGCCGGCCACCCGCAGCAAGCATCGCGACCGTTTGATCGTGACCGCGACGGTTTCGTGATGGCCGAGGGCGCCGGGTTGCTGGTGATCGAGTCGCTGGAGCATGCCCTTGCACGCGGTGCAACGCCATTGGCCGAGCTGGTGGGCTACGGCACCAGCGCCGATGCCTATCACCTCACCGCTGGCCCCGAGGATGGCAGCGGCGCCCGCCGCGCCATGCAACAGGCGCTGCAGCAGGCGGGCCTGAGCCCGGACGATGTGCAACACATCAACGCCCACGCTACCTCCACCCAGGTTGGCGACAACGGCGAGCTTGCGGCCATTCAGGCGTTGTTCGGCGCGGGTGCAGGCGTGGCGATCAGCTCGACCAAATCCGCTACCGGCCACTTGCTCGGCGCTGCCGGCGGGATCGAGGCGATCTTCACGGTGCTGGCGCTGCGCGACCAGATCGTGCCGCCGACGCTGAACCTCGACAACCCGGCCGACGCCGCGGCGGGGCTCGACTTGGTCGCGCTCAATGCTCGCAAAATGCCGCTCACCTATGCGCTCTCCAATGGCTTCGGCTTTGGTGGCGTAAATGCCAGCGTGCTGTTCAGGCGCTGGGAACCCTGGCCATGA
- a CDS encoding MFS transporter, whose amino-acid sequence MANPYRELFTAPGATGFVLAGLVARLALPMTGIGIITMLAQLRGSYALAGAVSATFVLTYALLSPQVSRLVDRHGQARVLPLATAISAGGMLLLLACSWWQAPDWSLFIGALLAGFMPSLSAMVRARWTVIYRGQPRLQTAYSLETVFDEVTFIAGPPLSVGLSIALFPQAGPLVASLLLALGVFILVLQRGSEPPVQARNANLTASGSVIREKNVRLLALLMMGMGVIVGTVDIVSVAFAEQLGRPAAASLVLSAYAASSCVAGLLFGALKLATPLHRLLLLGGLATALTTLPLQLASSIPALTGAVLLAGLFFAPTMIVAMSLVERLVPEHRLTEGMTWLLAGLNVGIALGAAVSGRLVDQSGAQAGFAVALCAGVTVLLVAVWGQQRLRAPLPAPT is encoded by the coding sequence ATGGCCAACCCTTACCGAGAACTTTTCACTGCGCCCGGCGCCACAGGCTTTGTCCTGGCAGGCCTGGTGGCGCGGCTCGCGCTGCCCATGACGGGCATCGGCATCATCACCATGCTCGCCCAGTTGCGCGGCAGCTACGCGCTGGCCGGTGCGGTATCGGCCACCTTCGTGCTGACCTATGCGCTGCTGTCGCCGCAGGTTTCCCGCCTGGTGGATCGGCATGGGCAGGCCCGTGTGTTGCCGCTGGCCACTGCAATCAGCGCAGGCGGCATGCTGCTTCTGCTGGCCTGCTCGTGGTGGCAGGCACCGGACTGGAGCCTGTTCATCGGCGCCTTGCTGGCAGGCTTCATGCCCAGCCTTTCGGCGATGGTGCGTGCGCGCTGGACGGTGATCTATCGCGGCCAGCCGCGCCTGCAGACCGCCTATTCGCTGGAAACGGTCTTCGATGAAGTGACCTTCATTGCCGGGCCGCCGCTGTCGGTAGGGTTGAGCATTGCACTGTTCCCACAGGCCGGGCCGTTGGTGGCTTCGCTATTGCTGGCACTTGGTGTGTTCATCCTGGTACTGCAACGCGGCAGCGAACCGCCCGTGCAGGCACGGAATGCCAACCTGACCGCATCAGGCTCGGTGATTCGCGAGAAGAACGTGCGCCTGCTGGCGCTGCTGATGATGGGCATGGGCGTCATCGTCGGCACCGTGGATATCGTCAGCGTGGCCTTCGCCGAGCAATTGGGCCGCCCGGCAGCCGCCAGCCTGGTGCTGTCGGCCTATGCCGCTAGCTCCTGCGTGGCCGGCTTGCTGTTTGGCGCGCTCAAACTGGCGACGCCCTTGCACCGTTTGCTGTTGCTGGGCGGACTGGCAACGGCACTGACGACCTTGCCGCTGCAACTGGCCAGTAGCATCCCGGCATTGACGGGGGCCGTACTGCTGGCTGGATTGTTCTTCGCGCCGACCATGATCGTGGCGATGTCGCTGGTCGAACGCCTGGTTCCCGAGCACCGCCTGACCGAGGGCATGACCTGGCTGCTGGCCGGGCTGAACGTCGGTATAGCCTTGGGTGCGGCGGTATCCGGTCGGTTGGTTGACCAGAGCGGTGCGCAGGCCGGATTTGCGGTCGCGCTATGCGCCGGCGTCACGGTACTGCTGGTGGCGGTATGGGGACAGCAGCGCCTGCGTGCTCCGTTACCCGCACCAACCTGA